DNA sequence from the Azospirillum thiophilum genome:
GATGGCGGCCGATCGCCCCGGAGGCGGCGGCGGTGATGCCGACCGGATCGTTCAGCCCGCGCAGCCGCTCCGCCAGATCGAGCTGGAAGGTCAGCCGCCGTTCGGCCAGGACGCGGCCGGTGTTTTCGGTGCAGGCGCAGAACATGCCGGCGACGCGGTCGGTCTCGTCACGCACCGGGCTGTAGGAGAAGGTGAAATAGGTCTCCTCCCGGTAGCCGTGCCGCTCCATCACCAGCAGCATGTCCTCGTGGTAGGTCGCCTCGCCGGCCAGCGCCCGTGCCACGAAGGGCGCCAAATCCTCCCAGATGTCGGCCCATACCTCGGCGAAGGGGCGGCCCAGCGCCTCCGGCTTGCCGCCCAGCATCGGGCGGTAGCTGTCGTTGTGGAGGAAGGTCAGCTCCGGCCCCCACACCGTGAACATCGGGAAGCTGGAGGTCAGCATCAGGGTGACGACGGTGCGCAGCGACTGCGGCCAGCCCGCCGCCGGGCCGAGCGGCGTTGCCGACCAGTCCATCGCGCGCATCCGCTCGCCCATCGCCCCGCCGCCGGTGAACAGGTCCGGCGGCCCGCCTGTAAAAGGGCCTCCCGGCGAATCTTTGCCCGGCTGCCCGGCATGCCGCAGCCGGGCGGCGTCCTGCCAGATCGGATCGGCGCTCATGCAGGTGGTGCCGCAGCCGATGCCGGGCCGCGGCGTGGAACGGTCGGACAAAAGATCCGGATTTTCATGAGAAGCATGGCGCGAAGATAAGCAATCGCCAGATGGGAGGCAATGCGATCCCCCTAGCCATTTTGGAGTAGTTTGGGCGCCTCCTCATGCGGTCGCGATCTTCAAGGTCGCGGCGATGTTGTCGATATCGTCGCCGTTGCCGCGGCTTTGTTGCCGGGGGCCGGCCGCGATGCCGGGTATTACCGGCTTTCGCATCGTTTTTCGGGGGTGACCCGTGAGCCCGTTCGACCTGTCCGCCATCCTGCTGACCCTGGCGGCGACCTTCGGCTTCATCAACCACCGCTGGTTGAAGCTGCCCGGCACCATCGCCCTGTTCCTCGAAGGGCTGGTGCTGGCGCTCCTGCTCAGCGGTGCCGACCGCCTCGCCGCCAGCCTGGGCGCCGGCAACTGGCTGCGCAGCCTGGTCGGCCAGATCAGCCTGCCGGGGATCCTGCTGGACGGCATTCTCAGCCTGCTGCTCTATGCCGCCGCGGTGAACGAGGATCTGTGCGCCCTGTTGAAGCGGAAATGGACGGTGCTGGCACTGGCGACGGTCGGCGTCGTGCTCTTCACCGGGGTCATGGGCGCCGGGCTGTGGATTGCCTACTGGGTGGCCGGCATCGGCGTCCCGCTGGTCTGGTGCCTGGTGCTGGGGGCGGCCATCGCGCCGACCGACCCGGTCGCGGTGCACAGCATCCTCGGGCGGCTGCCGGTCCCGGACACCTTGCGGTCGGTCATCTCCGGCGAAAGCCTGCTCAACGACGGCGTCGGGGTCGTGGTGTTCGCGACGCTGCTCCGCCTGGCCACCGGCGGCGGACAGGCCCTGACCGCCGGCGAGGTCGCGCTGGATCTCGTGGTGGAGGCGCTGGGCGGCGGTCTCCTCGGCTTCGCCTGCGGCTGGCTGGCCTATCAGGCCAAGCGGCGGGTCGATGAAAGCACGGTGGAGCTGATGATCTCGCTGGCGCTGGTGCTCGGCACCTATTCGCTGGCGAACCGGCTGGGGATGTCGGGTCCGATCGCCGTGGTGGTGGCCGGCCTGCTGATCGGCAGCACCACCGAACGCCATGTCCGCAACGAGCGGAGCCGGCGCGACCTGCGCGTGGTCTGGACGATGATCGACGCCGTGCTGAACGCGCTGCTGTTCCTGCTGGTCGGGCTGGAGGCGATGGTGGTCGTCTCCTGGACGGCTCCGGCCCTGTTCGCCGCCGCGCTGGCCGTGCCGCTGGCGCTGGCCGCGCGCCTGTTCAGCCTGACGCCCGCCCTGCTGATGCATCTGGGCAGCGCGCGCAAGGGCCGCGCGCTGATCGTCCTGACCTGGGCCGGACTGCGCGGCGGCATCGCGGTGGCGCTGGTGCTGTCGCTGCCGGAAAGCCCCTACCGCGATCCCATCCTGGCGGTCTGCTATGCCGTCGTCGCCTTCACCATCCTGGTGCAGGGGTTGACGCTGGCGCCCATCGGTCGGCGGCTCTATGGCGCCGGCGGCCGGTCCGGGGAGTGACGCGCCCGGCCGCGATGCCCCCGGATTGCCCCCGGATTGCAGGGCAGCCGCGCGGGCGCCGGCGTGGAAGTCTCTCCATCGCGATCATATTTTGAAGTCGATCGATCCGGAACCAACCGAATTCCGCCAGTCGGCCGGCATTCTTCGGCCACCATTTTATGGACCGCGCCATGATCCCCTTCTCCGTGCTCGACCTCAGCCCGATCGTCCAGGGGGCGACCGCCGCCGACAGCTTCCGCAACACGCTGGACCTCGCCCGCCATGCCGAGCGCTGGGGCTACAAGCGCTATTGGCTGGCGGAACACCACAACATGCCGGGCATCGCCAGCGCCGCCACCGCGGTGGTGATCGCCCATGTCGCCGCCGGCACCTCGACCATCCGGGTCGGGTCGGGCGGGGTGATGCTGCCCAACCATGCGCCGCTGGTGGTGGCCGAGCAGTTCGGCACGCTCGAATCGCTCTATCCCGGCCGCATCGACCTGGGGCTGGGCCGGGCGCCGGGAACCGACATGATGACGGCGCGCGCACTGCGCCGCGACATGGCCGAGAGCGCCGACCGCTTCCCCCAGGACGTCGTCGAGCTCCAGATGTATTTCGAGGAACCGGAGCCGAACCAGCGCATCCGTGCCGTGCCGGGAGCCGGGCTGAAGGTGCCGCTGTGGCTGCTGGGCTCCAGCCTGTTCAGCGCGCAGCTCGCGGCGATGCTGGGGCTGCCCTTCGCCTTCGCCTCCCATTTCGCCCCGGACCTGCTGATGGAGGCGCTGGCGATCTACCGCAGCCGGTTCGAGCCGTCGGCGGTGCTGGACAAGCCGCACGCCATGGTCGCCGCCAACCTGTTCGCCGCCGATAGCGAGGCCGAGGCCCGCCGCATCTATTCCTCCGCCCAGCAGCAGTTCGCCAGCCTGCGCCGCGGTACGCCGGGCAAGCTGCCCGCCCCGGTCGACGACATCGAGAGCTGGTGGAGCGGGCCGGGCGAGAAGATGATGGTGGACCGCGCGCTCGGCACCATGGCGGCGGTCGGCACGCCGGACCAGGTGGCGGCCAGGCTGGCGGAGATCATCCGGGCGACCCAGGCCGACGAGCTGATCCTGGCCGGGCAGATTTATGACCACGCCGCCCGCCTGCGCTCCTTCCAGATCGGTGCTGAGGTCCGTGAGCGGATCGGAGAGCGGCTGGGCCAGCGGCTCGGATGAAAAATCGCGGGGCCGGCAAAAAAGCGCTTGCGCGGTCCCGTCCCGACGGCCTATACACCGCCTCCCACGACGCCGCGCCGCTGAAAAGCAGCGCCGGGGTCAAAGGAAAGAGTGGTCCTTCCAAGTAACTGTCGAACGCCTCGAAAAAAAGCGGTTGACAACGAAAGTAAAGACCACTAGATAAAGCGAACAAGACGCGGTGCTCCGAACGGAACGCACCGCCGAGTTGTTCGGTGCGGCGCTTCCAGGCGCTGCGGGTTCTTTGACAAGTTTATACCGTGTTGTGAGAAGGGATGCGCAGGCGGCGGTTTTTGGTAGCCGTTGCGGCCTTTGAGTGTTGGTCCTGAGGGATCGGCACAACGAGGATCGTCTGTGCATCTTTTGAGCAGAGAAACTGTAACAGTATCGACGTTTCAGGAGATCGCCTAGGCGGTCCTGTCAGTCGTGGCTTCGGTCGCGATCTGAACCTGAGAGTTTGATCCTGGCTCAGAACGAACGCTGGCGGCATGCCTAACACATGCAAGTCGAACGATGGCTTCGGCCATAGTGGCGCACGGGTGAGTAACACGTGGGAACCTGCCTTTCGGTTCGGAATAACGTTTGGAAACGAACGCTAACACCGGATACGCCCTTCGGGGGAAAGTTCACGCCGAGAGAGGGGCCCGCGTCGGATTAGGTAGTTGGTGAGGTAACGGCTCACCAAGCCGACGATCCGTAGCTGGTCTGAGAGGATGATCAGCCACACTGGGACTGAGACACGGCCCAGACTCCTACGGGAGGCAGCAGTGGGGAATATTGGACAATGGGCGCAAGCCTGATCCAGCAATGCCGCGTGAGTGATGAAGGCCTTAGGGTTGTAAAGCTCTTTCGCACGCGACGATGATGACGGTAGCGTGAGAAGAAGCCCCGGCTAACTTCGTGCCAGCAGCCGCGGTAATACGAAGGGGGCTAGCGTTGTTCGGAATTACTGGGCGTAAAGGGCGCGTAGGCGGCCCGATCAGTCAGAAGTGAAAGCCCCGGGCTCAACCTGGGAACCGCTTTTGATACTGTCGGGCTTGAGTTCCGGAGAGGATGGTGGAATTCCCAGTGTAGAGGTGAAATTCGTAGATATTGGGAAGAACACCGGTGGCGAAGGCGGCCATCTGGACGGACACTGACGCTGAGGCGCGAAAGCGTGGGGAGCAAACAGGATTAGATACCCTGGTAGTCCACGCCGTAAACGATGAATGCTAGACGTCGGGGTGCATGCACTTCGGTGTCGCCGCTAACGCATTAAGCATTCCGCCTGGGGAGTACGGCCGCAAGGTTAAAACTCAAAGGAATTGACGGGGGCCCGCACAAGCGGTGGAGCATGTGGTTTAATTCGAAGCAACGCGCAGAACCTTACCAACCCTTGACATGTCCACTATCGGCACCAGAGATGGTGCTTTCGGTTCGGCCGGGTGGAACACAGGTGCTGCATGGCTGTCGTCAGCTCGTGTCGTGAGATGTTGGGTTAAGTCCCGCAACGAGCGCAACCCCTACCGTCAGTTGCCATCATTCAGTTGGGCACTCTGGTGGAACCGCCGGTGACAAGCCGGAGGAAGGCGGGGATGACGTCAAGTCCTCATGGCCCTTATGGGTTGGGCTACACACGTGCTACAATGGCGGTGACAGTGGGACGCGAAGCCGCGAGGTGGAGCAAATCCCCAAAAGCCGTCTCAGTTCGGATCGTACTCTGCAACTCGAGTGCGTGAAGTTGGAATCGCTAGTAATCGCGGATCAGCACGCCGCGGTGAATACGTTCCCGGGCCTTGTACACACCGCCCGTCACACCATGGGAGTTGGCTTTACCCGAAGACGGTGCGCTAACCAGCAATGGAGGCAGCCGGCCACGGTAAGGTCAGCGACTGGGGTGAAGTCGTAACAAGGTAGCCGTAGGGGAACCTGCGGCTGGATCACCTCCTTTCTAAGGAAGCCGACCTTTTGGTCCGGCACCCAGAAGTCCGGATGGCAATCTCTGCCGCCGCCGGCGCATCCCTTCTCACGGTTCTCGGTGCAAGTCCCTGTGGCTTGCACGCCGGGCTAGTAGCTCAGTTGGTTAGAGCGCGCGCTTGATAAGCGTGAGGTCGGAGGTTCAAATCCTCCCTGGCCCACCAAGTTTAGCGATGGCGTCTGTTGCCATTGGGGGCATAGCTCAGTTGGGAGAGCGCCTGCTTTGCAAGCAGGAGGTCGTCGGTTCGATCCCGTCTGCCTCCACCAGTTCCCGCAAGGGCGGCTGGTGTCGATGGCGCAGGGCGAACCGCCCAAGCTTGATGAGAACCGTAGGAAGGAACCACAACACGGCAACGTGAACAGCAACGAGCGCTCTGCGCTCGTTGCTGTGTCCCGCAAGGGACGGGATCATGGACAAGTGAAGAAGAAGTGCAAGTGACCGAGGACGCTCCTCGGCCGGCTGAGCTCACAAGGCAACGCTGGCTGGGAGCAGCATCGAACGGCGAAAACGACCGGGTAAGACCGGTTCGCGAGCAGGCTTGTTCCTGCGCGTGGCGCAAGTGTTTTCGTTGGAGTTTGAGATCAAGCGTCTGAAGGGCATCTGGTGGATGCCTTGGCACTGAGAGGCGATGAAGGACGTAGCACGTTGCGATAAGTCACGGGGAGCCGCGAGCAGGCTTTGATCCGTGAATTTCCGAATGGGGAAACCCACCGCGCAAGCGGTATCCCGTACTGAATTCATAGGTACGGGAAGCGAACCCGGCGAACTGAAACATCTAAGTAGCCGGAGGAAAGGACATCAACCGAGACTCCGCTAGTAGTGGCGAGCGAACGCGGACCAGGCCAGTGATTGCTTCTACATAACCGGAACCGTCTGGAAAGTCGGGCCATAGCGGGTGATAGCCCCGTACGGATAAACCGGAAGCAATCCTCGAGTAGGGCGGGGCACGTGAAACCCTGTCCGAACATGGGGGGACCACCCTCCAAGCCTAAGTACTCCTCAGTGACCGATAGTGCACCAGTACCGTGAGGGAAAGGTGAAAAGCACCCCGACAAGGGGAGTGAAACAGTTCCTGAAACCGGATGCCTACAAGCAGTCGGAGCCTCCCAAGTCTTGAAAAAGATGGGCGGGGTGACGGCGTACCTTTTGTATAATGGGTCAGCGACTTAGAGTATGCAGCGAGCTTAAGCCGGTAGGTGGAGGCGCAGCGAAAGCGAGTCTGAATAGGGCGACCGAGTTGCATGCTTTAGACCCGAAACCTGATGATCTAGCCATGGGCAGGTTGAAGGTGCGGTAACACGCACTGGAGGACCGAACTCACGCCTGTTGAAAAAGTCGGAGATGACCTGTGGCTAGGGGTGAAAGGCCAATCAAATCAGGAAATAGCTGGTTCTCCGCGAAAGCTATTTAGGTAGCGCGTCGCGTATTGCTGCGGGGGGTAGAGCACTGGATGGGCTAGGGGGGCGCGAGCCTTACCAAACCTAACCAAACTCCGAATACCCGCAAGCAGAGCGCGGCAGACAGACGGTGGGTGCTAAGGTCCATCGTCGAGAGGGAAACAGCCCAGACCGCCAGCTAAGGTCCCCAAATCACGGCTAAGTGGGAAAGGATGTGGGAAGGCCATGACAACCAGGAGGTTGGCTTAGAAGCAGCCATCCTTTAAAGAAAGCGTAATAGCTCACTGGTCTAGTTAAGCCGGCCTGCGCCGAAAATGTATCGGGGCTCAAGCCGTGTACCGAAGCTGCGGGTGTGATCTCTGATCACGCGGTAGCGGAGCGTTCCGTAAGCCTGCGAAGGGTGGCCGTGAGGTCGCCTGGAGGTATCGGAAGTGAGAATGCTGACATGAGTAGCGACAAAGAGTGTGAGAAACACTCTCGCCGAAAGTCCAAGGGTTCCTGCGCAAGGTTAATCCACGCAGGGTGAGCCGGCCCCTAAGGCGAGGCCGAAAGGCGTAGTCGATGGGAACCACGTTAATAGTCGTGGGCCTGGCGGAGGTGACGGATTGGAAAGCGTGTATGTCCTTATCGGATTGGACATGCTGTGGACCGGTTCCAGGAAACAGCCCCGCCGTATAGACCGTACCCCAAACCGACACAGGTGGACAGGTAGAGTATACCCAGGCGCTTGAGAGAATGGTGTTGAAGGAACTCGGCAAATTGCCCTCGTAACTTCGGAAGAAGAGGGCCCCGTTGTGGCGCAAGCCATGGCGGGGGGCACAGACCAGGGGGTAGCGACTGTTTACTAAAAACACAGGGCTCTGCGAAGCCATACAAGGCGACGTATAGGGTCTGACGCCTGCCCGGTGCCGGAAGGTTAAGAGGAGGGGTGCAAGCTCTGAATTGAAGCCCCGGTAAACGGCGGCCGTAACTATAACGGTCCTAAGGTAGCGAAATTCCTTGTCGGGTAAGTTCCGACCTGCACGAATGGCGTAACGACTTCCCCGCTGTCTCCAACACCAACTCAGCGAAATTGAACTCTCCGTGAAGATGCGGAGTTCCCGCGGTCAGACGGAAAGACCCCGTGCACCTTTACTACAGCTTTGCAGTGGTGCTAGGGATCTCATGTGTAGGATAGGTGGGAGGCTTGGAAGCCTGGGCGCCAGCCCGGGTGGAGCCAACCTTGAAATACCACCCTTGAGATCTCTGGCATCTAACCGCGGCCCGTTACCCGGGTCCGGGACCCTGCATGGCGGGTAGTTTGACTGGGGCGGTCGCCTCCCAAAGTGTAACGGAGGCGCGCGATGGTGGGCTCAGAGCGGTCGGAAATCGCTCGTCGAGTGCAATGGCATAAGCCCGCCTGACTGCAAGACTGACAAGTCGAGCAGAGACGAAAGTCGGCCATAGTGATCCGGTGGCTCCACGTGGACGGGCCATCGCTCAACGGATAAAAGGTACGCCGGGGATAACAGGCTGATGACTCCCAAGAGTCCATATCGACGGAGTCGTTTGGCACCTCGATGTCGGCTCATCACATCCTGGGGCTGGAGCAGGTCCCAAGGGTTCGGCTGTTCGCCGATTAAAGTGGTACGTGAGCTGGGTTTAGAACGTCGTGAGACAGTTCGGTCCCTATCTGCCGTGGGTGTAGGAGTTTTGCGAGGATCTGTCCCTAGTACGAGAGGACCGGGATGGACATACCTCTGGTGCACCGGTTGTCACGCCAGTGGCATGGCCGGGTAGCTAAGTATGGACGGGATAACCGCTGAAAGCATCTAAGCGGGAAACCCACCTCTAAACAAGAGCTCCCTTGAGAGCCGTGACAGACCATCACGTCGATAGGAGGCATGTGGACGGGCGGTGACGCTCGAAGCTAAGCCTTACTAATCGCTCGATCGGCTTGATCTCGACCCCACACAACCGCGCCATGCGCAGCGGCAAGCCTGCTCAACAGCGGACTTGACCAATGCGAGGCCGTTCGATACATACCCTCGTCACTTGCACGACAGATTGCGAAGCGTTCCGGAACGCTGCAGGGCCAGAGACGATAAGTCAAAGGACAAAGCAGCGGGCGTCGGTCTTGTGCCTCGGTGACCTGGTGGTCATGGCGAGGTGTCAAACACCCGATCCCATCCCGAACTCGGCCGTGAAAAGCCTCTGCGCCGATGGTACTGCGTCTTAAGACGTGGGAGAGTAGGTCGCCGCCAGGTCGCTCAGGCACAGGAGACGCTAATCCATAGCGCTCCGCAGTCACTCTTCACATGATACGACGACGCCCCGGTTCGAAAGAGCCGGGGCGTCGTCGCGTTCGGGGGTCGGGTTTGCTTTTACGCCCTGCCGGCCGGGACCAATCATGGTGCGGCAACCGTTCATCCAGGCACGTGTTCATCCAGGAGGGGGCGAGTCGCCATGGAATTGGACGGCGGCCGTTTCTCAGTTTTACAGAAAACGCGGCGCCGCTTCCGAAGCAATCCATGAAATCGTCGACCGCCCGGCCATTGATCGGCATTTTATGGATCATGAGAATGCGACGTGTGTAAATTGCCGAGCATTGTTGACTTTTTCCCCAAAGGAGCGCCGAATTAAAATTATGCTATGGTCATGGAGATGATTGTCTCCCGATAATTGTGCAATCAGGGATGAATTCTGATAATTTCCGAAAACCCCCTTTGCCGCACAACCCGAAAATGAACGATGCCGAGGTCTCGGAGCGCGGGTCCGTTCGGCGGAGGTGAGGGTATGATGACCGCTTCCAGCGACACCATCGACCAGGACGAGGAGCAAACCGCTCCTTCGAAGCCGATGTCCGCCGCATGTTCGGGTGGACCGGCCGCCGTCGTCGGTGTGGGCGCGTCGGCCGGCGGGCTGAAGGCCATCACCGCCCTGCTGCAGGCCGTGCCGGCGGTGAGCGGTCTTGCCCTGGTGGTCATTCAGCACCGCACGCCCAACAACGAACGGCTGATGGTGGATCTGCTGGTCAAGGCCACGCCGTTGCCGGTCCACACCGCCGAAGACGGGATGCCGATCGAGGCGGACAGCATCTATGTCGCCCCGGCCGGGAAGATGCTGTCGATGGCACATGGGTGCTTCGTCGTCGCCGAACCGGCGGAGGAGCGGGCGGTCCTGCCGATCGACATCTTCTTCCGGTCGCTGGCAACGGAATGCAAGCAGAGCGCCATCTGCGTCGTGCTGTCCGGGTCGGGGGCCGACGGCACGATCGGGTTGGCATCGGTCAAGGAGGCCGGCGGGCTGGTCGTCGTCCAGGATCCGGCGACGGCGGCGTTCGACGGCATGCCCAACAGCGCCATCGCGACCGGCATGGCCGACTATGTGCTGGCGCCGGAGCGGATGGTCGAGGCGCTGGTCAACTATGTCGGACAACCCTACCTCCGCGCCGTCAACGAGGACGACCCCCTCTCCGGTGGCGAGGATCTCGACCGTATCCTCGACATGATGCAGGCACGGAGCCGCCACGACTATCGGGCCTACAAGACGCGCACCCTGGTCCGGCGCATCGAACGGCGGATGGGCATCCACCAGATCGACAGCATGCGCCACTACCGCGAGTTCCTGGGAACCCACCCCGGGGAGGTCGAGCAGCTGTCGCGCGACATCCTGATCAGCGTCACCCGTTTCTTCCGCGATCAGGATGCGTTCGCGCTCCTCAACGAGACGATCCTCGTCCCCCTGGCGCAGCAATGCGGTGCCGAGCGGCCGATCCGCGTCTGGGTTCCCGGCTGCGCCACCGGCGAGGAGGTGTATTCCATCGCCATGCTGCTGATGGAAGCCTGCGCCTCGGCGAACAAGGCCTGCGACATCAAGGTGTTCGGAACCGACATCGACGTGAGGGCGCTGGATGTCGCACGGACCGGCGTCTATCCGGAGACCATCGCGGTCGACGTCCCGGCGGACCGGCTGGCCCGGTTCTTCATCCGCGTCGATGCCGGCTACAAGGTCAATCGCCCGCTGCGGGAAGCGGTCACCTTCGCCATCCAGAACATGATCAGCGACCCGCCCTTCTCCAGCCTCGACCTGATCAGTTGCCGCAACGTCCTGATCTACATCGATCCGACGGTGCAGCGGTCGATCCTCGAGCTGTTCCATTTCGGCCTTGCCGACGGCGGCGGCCTGTTCCTGGGATCGGCCGAAACCATCGGTGCCCGCACCGACCTGTTCGAGCCGCTGTCCAAGAAATGGCGGCTGTACCGCAAGCTCGGCAACGGCCGCCGCTACAGCCCGGCCCTGCCGACCTCGGTCGGCATGCCGGCGGGGGCTGTCGCGGTGTCTCCCATCCGGCCGCGCGTCAGTCCGGCGGAGATCACCCGGCAGGCGTTGCTGCTCGCCTATGCGCCGGCCGCCGTGCTGATCGACCAGCATCACCGCATCCTCTACCTGTACGGCCCGACCGGAGACTTCCTCGACCTGCCGACCGGGGAGATGCCGCAGGACCTGACGGCGATGATGCGGGGCGACCTGCGCCTGAAGGTGCGCGGCGCCATCGAGAAGGCCCTGGAGTCGGGCAAGCGGGTGACCGTCGACCGGGTCCGCCAGATGCGGGGCGGCGTCCTGTCCCTTCTCACCGTGACCGTGACCGCCATCCGTCCGCCGCAGGCGATGGAAAGCGTGCTGCTGGTGACCTTCGTCCGGGACACGACGCTGGAAACGGCGCCGCCGGGCGACGACATGCTGGCATCGGCCGAAGCGTCCGCCGTCGAACAGCTCGAGCATGAGTTGCGGGTGACGCGCGAGGATCTGAATGCCACCATCCTGGAGCTGGAGGCTTCGAACGAGGCCCTGCGCGCCGCCAACGAGGAAATCCTGTCGATCAACGAGGAGCTGCAATCCTCCAACGAGGAGATGGAGACTTCCAAGGAGGAGCTGCAGTCGCTGAACGAGGAGCTCGGTACCCTCAACAGCCAGCTTCACGAGAAGGTCGACG
Encoded proteins:
- a CDS encoding cation:proton antiporter — encoded protein: MSPFDLSAILLTLAATFGFINHRWLKLPGTIALFLEGLVLALLLSGADRLAASLGAGNWLRSLVGQISLPGILLDGILSLLLYAAAVNEDLCALLKRKWTVLALATVGVVLFTGVMGAGLWIAYWVAGIGVPLVWCLVLGAAIAPTDPVAVHSILGRLPVPDTLRSVISGESLLNDGVGVVVFATLLRLATGGGQALTAGEVALDLVVEALGGGLLGFACGWLAYQAKRRVDESTVELMISLALVLGTYSLANRLGMSGPIAVVVAGLLIGSTTERHVRNERSRRDLRVVWTMIDAVLNALLFLLVGLEAMVVVSWTAPALFAAALAVPLALAARLFSLTPALLMHLGSARKGRALIVLTWAGLRGGIAVALVLSLPESPYRDPILAVCYAVVAFTILVQGLTLAPIGRRLYGAGGRSGE
- a CDS encoding LLM class flavin-dependent oxidoreductase, coding for MIPFSVLDLSPIVQGATAADSFRNTLDLARHAERWGYKRYWLAEHHNMPGIASAATAVVIAHVAAGTSTIRVGSGGVMLPNHAPLVVAEQFGTLESLYPGRIDLGLGRAPGTDMMTARALRRDMAESADRFPQDVVELQMYFEEPEPNQRIRAVPGAGLKVPLWLLGSSLFSAQLAAMLGLPFAFASHFAPDLLMEALAIYRSRFEPSAVLDKPHAMVAANLFAADSEAEARRIYSSAQQQFASLRRGTPGKLPAPVDDIESWWSGPGEKMMVDRALGTMAAVGTPDQVAARLAEIIRATQADELILAGQIYDHAARLRSFQIGAEVRERIGERLGQRLG